From the genome of Chania multitudinisentens RB-25, one region includes:
- the eno gene encoding phosphopyruvate hydratase — protein sequence MSKIVKVIGREIIDSRGNPTVEAEVHLEGGFVGLAAAPSGASTGSREALELRDGDKSRFLGKGVLKAVAAVNGPIAQAVQGKDAKDQANIDKIMIELDGTENKSKFGANAILAVSLAAAKAAAASKGMPLYEHIAELNNTPGKFSMPLPMMNIINGGEHADNNVDIQEFMIQPVGAKTLKEAVRMGSEVFHHLAKVLKAKGMNTAVGDEGGYAPNLGSNAEALAVIAEAVKAAGYELGKDITLAMDCAASEFYKDGKYVLAGEGNKAFTSEEFTHFLEDLTKQYPIVSIEDGLDESDWNGFAYQTKVLGDKIQLVGDDLFVTNTKILKEGIDKGIANSILIKFNQIGSLTETLAAIKMAKDAGYTAVISHRSGETEDATIADLAVGTAAGQIKTGSMSRSDRVAKYNQLIRIEEALGSRAPFNGLKEVKGQ from the coding sequence ATGTCCAAAATTGTGAAAGTCATCGGCCGTGAAATCATCGACTCACGCGGCAACCCAACTGTTGAAGCCGAAGTGCATCTGGAAGGTGGTTTCGTTGGTCTGGCTGCTGCGCCGTCAGGTGCTTCCACCGGTTCCCGCGAAGCGCTGGAACTGCGTGACGGTGACAAATCTCGTTTCCTGGGTAAAGGCGTACTGAAAGCCGTTGCTGCGGTCAATGGCCCAATCGCTCAGGCCGTGCAGGGTAAAGATGCCAAAGACCAGGCTAACATCGATAAAATCATGATCGAGCTGGACGGCACAGAGAACAAATCCAAGTTTGGTGCTAACGCCATTCTGGCAGTTTCTCTGGCGGCGGCCAAAGCTGCTGCGGCTTCCAAAGGAATGCCGCTGTACGAACACATTGCTGAACTGAATAACACTCCGGGCAAATTCTCTATGCCTCTGCCGATGATGAACATCATCAACGGTGGTGAGCACGCGGATAACAACGTTGACATTCAGGAGTTCATGATTCAGCCGGTTGGCGCTAAAACCCTGAAAGAAGCTGTACGTATGGGTTCTGAAGTATTCCATCACCTGGCAAAAGTGTTGAAAGCTAAAGGCATGAACACGGCAGTGGGTGACGAAGGTGGCTATGCGCCGAACCTGGGCTCCAACGCAGAAGCTCTGGCTGTTATTGCTGAAGCGGTGAAAGCGGCAGGCTACGAGCTGGGCAAAGACATTACCCTGGCGATGGACTGCGCAGCTTCTGAGTTCTACAAAGACGGTAAATACGTTCTGGCTGGCGAAGGCAACAAAGCTTTCACTTCCGAAGAGTTCACACACTTCCTGGAAGATCTGACCAAGCAGTATCCGATCGTTTCTATTGAAGATGGTCTAGACGAGTCTGACTGGAATGGTTTTGCCTACCAGACCAAAGTGCTGGGCGACAAAATCCAATTGGTGGGTGACGATCTGTTTGTTACCAACACCAAGATCCTGAAAGAAGGCATCGATAAAGGTATTGCTAACTCCATTCTGATCAAGTTCAACCAGATCGGTTCTCTGACCGAAACTCTGGCAGCTATCAAGATGGCGAAAGATGCGGGTTACACTGCGGTGATCTCTCACCGTTCAGGTGAAACTGAAGATGCAACCATCGCTGACTTGGCGGTAGGCACCGCGGCTGGTCAGATCAAAACCGGTTCTATGAGCCGTTCTGACCGTGTGGCTAAATACAACCAACTGATTCGTATCGAAGAAGCTCTGGGTAGCCGCGCACCGTTCAACGGTCTGAAAGAAGTTAAAGGCCAGTAA
- the pyrG gene encoding glutamine hydrolyzing CTP synthase, translating to MTTNYIFVTGGVVSSLGKGIAAASLAAILEARGLNVTIMKLDPYINVDPGTMSPIQHGEVFVTEDGAETDLDLGHYERFIRTKMTRRNNFTTGRIYSDVLRKERRGDYLGATVQVIPHITNAIKERIIEGGAGHDVVLVEVGGTVGDIESLPFLEAIRQMAVEVGREHTLYMHLTLVPYLAAAGEVKTKPTQHSVKELLSIGIQPDVLICRSDRTVPANERAKIALFCNVPEKAVISLKDIDSIYKIPGLLKSQGLDDYICKRFSLSAPEANLAEWEQVVYEEANPGGEVTIGMVGKYVELPDAYKSVIEALKHGGLKNRLTVNIKLIDSQDVETRGVEVLKGLDAILIPGGFGYRGVEGKVMTARYARENNVPYLGICLGMQVALIEFARNVAGMANANSTEFMPDCKYPVVALITEWRDEEGNVEVRTEESDLGGTMRVGGQQCHLIDNSLVRQMYGEPTIVERHRHRYEVNNMLLKQIEAAGLRVAGRSADNKLVEIIELPNHPWFVACQFHPEFTSTPRDGHPLFAGFVKAAGEHQKRQVK from the coding sequence ATGACAACTAATTATATTTTTGTGACCGGCGGGGTCGTTTCCTCTCTGGGTAAAGGCATTGCCGCAGCCTCTCTGGCGGCTATTCTCGAAGCCCGTGGCCTCAACGTTACCATCATGAAACTGGACCCGTACATCAACGTGGATCCGGGCACCATGAGCCCGATTCAGCATGGGGAAGTTTTCGTCACCGAAGACGGCGCAGAAACCGATTTGGATTTGGGCCACTACGAGCGCTTCATCCGCACTAAAATGACGCGTCGTAACAATTTCACGACTGGCCGTATCTATTCCGACGTTTTGCGTAAAGAACGCCGTGGCGACTACCTGGGCGCGACCGTACAGGTTATTCCGCATATCACCAATGCCATCAAAGAACGCATCATCGAAGGCGGCGCGGGCCATGATGTGGTGCTGGTCGAGGTGGGCGGTACCGTGGGGGATATTGAATCCCTGCCATTTTTGGAAGCCATCCGTCAGATGGCGGTTGAAGTGGGCCGCGAGCACACGTTGTACATGCATTTGACCCTGGTGCCGTATCTGGCGGCCGCTGGTGAAGTGAAAACCAAACCAACCCAGCACTCGGTTAAAGAGCTGCTCTCCATCGGCATTCAGCCGGATGTGTTGATCTGCCGTTCCGACCGTACCGTGCCTGCGAATGAGCGTGCTAAAATCGCCTTGTTCTGTAACGTGCCGGAAAAAGCGGTTATCTCGCTGAAAGATATTGATTCTATTTATAAAATCCCTGGCCTATTGAAATCTCAAGGGCTGGACGATTATATTTGTAAACGATTCAGCCTCAGCGCGCCGGAAGCCAACCTGGCCGAGTGGGAACAGGTGGTTTATGAAGAGGCGAATCCGGGCGGTGAAGTGACTATCGGCATGGTCGGCAAATATGTCGAACTGCCAGATGCTTACAAATCCGTGATTGAAGCGCTGAAACACGGTGGTTTGAAAAATCGCCTGACCGTGAATATCAAGCTGATTGATTCACAGGATGTCGAAACTCGTGGTGTTGAAGTCCTGAAAGGATTGGATGCGATTCTGATCCCGGGTGGTTTCGGCTATCGTGGGGTAGAAGGCAAGGTGATGACGGCGCGATATGCGCGTGAAAACAACGTTCCTTATCTGGGTATTTGCCTGGGTATGCAGGTGGCGTTGATTGAATTTGCTCGCAACGTTGCGGGTATGGCAAATGCCAATTCAACTGAGTTTATGCCAGATTGTAAGTATCCAGTGGTTGCGTTAATCACTGAATGGCGTGACGAAGAAGGCAATGTTGAAGTGCGTACCGAAGAAAGCGATTTGGGTGGCACAATGCGCGTTGGTGGGCAGCAATGCCACCTGATCGACAACAGCCTGGTGCGCCAGATGTATGGTGAACCCACCATTGTTGAACGCCACCGTCACCGCTATGAAGTCAATAATATGCTGTTGAAGCAGATTGAAGCTGCGGGTTTACGTGTGGCCGGTCGTTCTGCGGATAACAAGCTGGTTGAAATTATCGAGCTGCCAAATCATCCGTGGTTTGTCGCTTGTCAGTTCCACCCTGAATTTACGTCAACGCCGCGTGATGGGCATCCGTTGTTCGCTGGTTTTGTCAAAGCAGCGGGTGAACACCAGAAGCGTCAGGTGAAATAA